The Triticum aestivum cultivar Chinese Spring chromosome 5A, IWGSC CS RefSeq v2.1, whole genome shotgun sequence genomic sequence tggGGAGCAGAGCCGGTGTAGAACAgcaagcaaagaggcaacggcttcctaacaaactcaagactactagactggtggtcacggaggtggacgatggcaattttgagccaaaggcgcccgaggaagcgcgtcgatgctacagcaatcaaataggctgcaacgtacggacaaccgccaccatcaacgatgagaaactaccgaagatagaaaatatgaggagctccctcctaaagaagtttcaccagatattcttgttccctggccggaatgagaaggattatgaagatccagatgaggacccgacaatgaagaagataaacaaacatgccatgaccaagtttagtaACGCGTTGGCCGCCTGAAAAAAtcaagtgaaagcaaagatcatcaacaagaaggaaccctactccgagattgtaaaggataatccgacaatcacggaagagcagtttcaaatattcaaggaggcttgcaaggCCGAAGCTGCAAAAAAAAGTctcagtacatgaaggggcttcaagagaggaacattgggagccaccacctcggaagccgtggttacggcggaaagaggtccaaatgggccaaggaggacgcggaagccgcgagtcttggcatcccagaccccttggcgtaTTTCACCGTCCCGCGGGAGCGTGACGTCcttagggcccggcaccgttgggacccagtgaacaaggtttacgagacaacaccggtcattacggagttcatgagactgctgataattttagtttctgatcaattcgactgcacacgttagtcatatttgtaaacgatccttgtgccttttgcagagagagcagcaccagattgcggccgaaagcgactcgccgtctgaggcattggcgaggcccaagtggacactccattcaaccgggcgttgaacatattgaaacgacaaccggtggatactcgaccgtcgtatggacgcgtgcacagtgtcggagacggcgccacgtggaagaagtactactgtgagaccacggagaagagaaaggaaagacggaggttaactgaagaaaacatcgacaagaaggttgagattgcggttgagaagaaatcatctcaaacagtcgcaacagcggtagctgccgcaaaacaggtggttgcagatttgtctacttccttggtgacgggcattATCACTTGGACAAGGAAAAATCTAGAAAAAATGCAGAGGgctttccccttgccgacttcttggggagcagctcgactagcgttgcaccagcacctgctcccgcaccggctcccgcacctgctcccgcaccggacatgctcggtggtgcttcatctttggctgagctcgacgccctcacggtatctgtcacaccggcccccttcaatataaatgtataatctcccgttttcgttgcctttcggatgtctcacgtcgcagacttttctttgcaggccgacgaaaccccgtgcaccatattataCACCATCGGTGactagaaggtggacgtggggaaggcgacgataatgaaggtgaaggaaccattgttccacagccggccgatccccccgaacgtcttcaaggtttccgtggccagtgtcaaaccgggccacgagaatttgcctcctccaatactagcGGGGGATGACGATGAGACACCGCGGCGgtttggtgattgttgcaatgggtgggtgttgttgtggccaaagagtctgcttcgtctggaggtggccgggagcacacccacgagcatgcagcctcagcaaggtatgaacatcaacaccccacctacccaattagcgtcgggtgtcgggttgggtgatagcggacggggtaaggaggaggctccattagtcactgatgacgtcgccatggatgaggatgaggacgacgatggcgctgaacagtatgtctatactggcgcctcctcagggtttgagcgtcatgagtcggtgcctgaattgtcgtgtcaacgtattatggacgacctttcggtagtaaagaagtctaggaagagagcgagaaaaggcaaaaaagctgattctatgatccagccgcctcagcagcctcgacttcaggaccgtatagatatccccgatgcggataaatggcatatccccggtcaaccaatcctacctgcaacagcgctacgggccagattcggcgatctaaggagacttcatgacgatgtgctgcgggtcgagaaaggcctcatcgcctcgaaagatccaggatacccactctacgtggttaacgttctgcggcaaatgtcgtacgtcgacagcttccccgcggataagttcttcctccgattcgattacatattcgacatgtttcacgtgaagaagctggattttacgtttgtccgcctttatgccttgcacatgaactacatcatcggggttgagcagatatctaatatctgtgtcgctgacccgtactacatgcacgagggcttcttgggagtctgctcaaagcaccgtgaatatgcgagggattacatcgtcactttcatgctcgccaataaggacaaggaggcgattctcgtgccttatcatcccgtgtaagtcatccgcgctgctatcctttcttcgatttcaatcattcatttgcacggtggaggttaattaattggaggtgtacttattttgcgcagcggctggcatgccgtcctcatcatcctctacccccgattctcccacgctctttacttggactcatcgaagaacattcacaaaaaggattacacccacatcaaggatgttctcgacagcgttatgttttactaccaagcaaggggtggagaggtcagggacaagaagacaaggggcggcagggccgccttcggccataagaccgacttctgctgcatccagcaaccgaacgattctcttaatgatggattctatgtcctacaccatatgctggagtacagacgggatcaccagaaccttcgcatgtcacctagatccggcgatgcccatattctgcaatgggcaaagggcataggagatatcgaggatcatcgacttcgagctgagttctataacatccaacacgaacttgcccaaatcatcatgaaggaggtcgtcggaaaaacagggatgttctacggagaaggacaaatgtcacgggaagacgttcgaacatggatagcctctcagcgtctcgacatgaagcctttcactaagctcaaggactatctccctgacttggatggatggaacgacatgttagagtgattgtcgatatatgacaatgtgtccgtttagtccatactttctgtatgacaaaactttgagttatgcacggtgaaactttatttctgatgtaattaaaccgtcctcctcctcgactagcgaaaatcactctagttagggcattttggggtacgatgaactttgttatttatgcttatgatatgttgtttctatttttgccaagtctgtctctttctgttgctcaactatatatgttgcatatcatcgactcatgtgacgatgcaggtgcatagatcatagatggcgaagaagtgctacgccaggagtatatatacgacaagtggccggagtgtcaggcccaggtgtaccggttttcggtttccgagcgacaggcagtacttagtttaggttcacgctaatgcgagagagggatacgaactcatgtactcaaagtgatatctcttctcgcgtatatcattgtttagatggatgacgatgtatttgcaagtaatcgagacttgtatcgctatttttgagatgatgatgagagaccactttgtgttggatgatgattatgatgagagtatttgtatgtatatgctatgattacatctgtggtctcgcaggcatttgtatgtgtatcatgatgacatttgtatgtgctaaagatttttctataaagcctgttcaaatacaaaacaaatatgccgaaaaaaaacaaaaaaactactaaaattagcagtagcgagtggagaaaagttagcagcagcgcggtagtagcagtagcgcgcacggaagaagcgcgctatagctattagcagtagcgagcttccactaagcgcgctgctgctacacttgtgtagcagtacgcgctactgctatgtgttagatgtagcgccttattagtagcgccggtccgcgcgctactgatacacctaaaacctgcgctgctgctagccttttccctagtagtgacatctTCTTCCCATCTCTTTCAGATGTATATATATTTGAGAATCAATAGAAACGAGGACTaatttttttttcgagagtacgtcaATGGCATACCATATTTTTATAGGAGAAAGCAAGTCAATTTACAAGAGGTTCCCACCGCTGCGAACAACGGCGAGGAGACACCACCAACACCCACACCTACAAGCCTACAAGCTACTCTCTCTCTAATCTATGCAGCCCTCCTGCTCCAGCCTGCTTCCACTCGTTAATTTCGTTAGTAATGTCAGCTGTCAGTTGCGTTGGGTTCCTCTGCTGAGCGATTCTCCCAAACACCCAAGCGTTCCTCTGTTTCCATAAGGACCAGGTAGTGATGAGAGTGAGCGAGTCAAAACCACGAGGACTAATGGTCCATTCACATTCAATCTCGCTTTACTTTCGTTTTACTCTAACAAAAATATTTGCAACATGTCGCTCGTGGATACACAACAAACATCATTACACACTTGCAGCTTGTTGAAACATGATGCAACGGGGAAATCTTGATTTGACTTGCATCTTATCCCCAACAACAGAGGCAACGTGGATAATTTTCATTTGGAGCTCTAGCGTGAGCTTATCTACAATAGCAAGCACCACGAGCTCCCGTCGAAGGAGAGAGGGGAGAAGCCAGCGCTGGTTCAAGACCAAGAAGAGACTCACGCTTCGTCGAAGAAGTAAAGAAGAGGGAGTCGCGCTTGAGTTAATGAGCAAGGGCTCATTCAGTTTGCAAGTTTTTTGGAGAACTCTTACCCTCATTTCTTTCCCTATGCATAACATTTGCTTCATAGGATTGGAGATTCTAGATTTGTTAGAATTGTGTCCATATTAGACTGATTCCTAACATGTTAGAAAAGATTCCCAACAATTCTTACCATTAGTAAGGCCTCATGGAAAATTCCTAAGGACTGAAGTGTATAGGGCATCCTAATCCTTTACCTTTTCTATTTCTTTGATTTCGAAATCCTGTAAACGGAATGAACCCTAAGTATATGGCAATATTCATGTGTGGCATGCAATTTCCTGCTAGTATCAACAGTAAGATGATGCCTCGGTGAACTATGAATGGGCCATTTTATTTGTCCCGGAAATAAAATGTCGTAGACATACATGCGAAACCCCAATAAATTGCTGTATCACCTACATATATAGCCATACAACCATACAGAAGAAGAGTACACGCACGTGGTTCACTGCAACTGTAGTCCTTGTGGTTTTATATTCACAGCAGAGTTTCAGTTTCTGTATCCCCCAATCTTCATGTCTTGTGGGCTGAAAACACATTATTCATGTCTAGCGAAGCGAGACTGAACTCGTCGATTTGGCGCTTCATGCCGCTACGATGGGGTAGGACGCACAGGTAGCAACAGCTGCATCATTTGCGACAGTCGAGTCAGTATCGCGTTATGAGCGCGCTATGGCATGAAGAGCAAACACAAGATGGAAGTGCACATGGAATGGTACTCACCACACATGTTCTTGCCCATTTCCATCTTGAAGTAACCATTGTCACCCCAGTCGGCGCCCCACGAGTTCTTGATGAGCCAATACGGGACGCCGTTCTCCACGCCGTACCCGACCGCCAAGACGGCGTGGTTCACGTCCTAGCAATTTGAGCACAACTTGCATTTTCAGAACGAAATAGTAGAAGAGTGTCGTGATACAAGAGATAGGAAGCACATTAACTGAAGACTGAACATAAATAGCTCATAATAAAATCATCTTTTGATGCCCTACGGTTTAGTAGTACTCACATCAGGTGTAGTACCGCAATGGTCGCTACTGTAAACTCCGCTCTTGTACTGCCTGAAACCGTTGATCACCTCAAAGGCAACACTCACTGGGCGAACCAACCCGACGGCGTTTTTCAGTTCGTCCTCAGCATTCTTACCAGCAACAAAAAGATCAGCATAAATTAAAGCTTAGGTTACTTGATTATAAATTATTAACATCAACTGAAATCAGAGCGAGGTTCCTCTTCCTTACCAGTGTGATGTTAACAGAGTCCAAAACCTGAACTACGGCATTTTCAGCCTTGTAATGGCAGACGCCATTGACACCCTTGTAAGGGTAGGACTCCTCGGTATCGATCCCTCCATTGTATTTGATGTACTCAAATGCCTGGGATGGAAGGCCTCCGCTGCATCCGAAATTATTGAATCCGCCGGCACAGTCAACCAGCTGTTGCTCAGAAAGAGAGATGTTCTTTCCAGTGGCCTGAGTATATGCTGCCTCAAGTGCACCAGTAGTGCTGCAAGAATAAGTATAGGAATTCAATTGGTTTGTTTGTTGAACagcccttttcttctttcttttccttttcaggAAAGATTCTACAAAATGAGCTATCTTCTCGATTGATAATACATAAAACACTGCAATGCTTGAAATATGCCAGGGAGCAATTTTTTTTTTCACAATATAGAGCCTAAATAAGAATACTTCGGAATAATTAGTGTAATCTCGGTATCTGTCATTTTACTTGTAGCTAGGCTACTTCATTCAGAATTACTCAATAGATGCTAACAATAGTACTCTTGTATAGAAAATGAATAAAAAGTCACACGGTAAGTTTATTAACATGCTTAAATCACACCCAATCCCACAAATTCAGATAACCTGTTAATCAACAAATTTAACTTCTTGCTACTTTTCAGTAAAAGTGAACTAATCAAATTAGTACTGAATTTTATCATGATCTCCACTGGTGCATACGTCACTAGCTTCATTTGGAACTATAACTTGAGAGCATATGGAATTGCATTCTGGATTACCATATTTGAAAGATATGTTACTTCTATTTAGATGTGGAATTAATGAACAGGAGGCATGACAAGCCCCACAAGATAGCTACCTGTCACCAAACACCAACTGAAAGAGATCTGAAATCAATAGTTTGGGAGTATATACACAATCATATCAGCTACTCGGCTATTATTTATTTAGTAGCGTGTCACACATGCAGTATTTTAATCCATTGTTGAACACTCCCAAATAATTGGTGGTTGTGTCTGATGAAAAAGATCTCAAGTATACTCAACTACTGCTCTTGAGAGCCAGCAATTTTCAACTTGGGCAACGGATCGATCTGTCGGTCCCCAGCCTGGGCCACCAGATGTAATTTTTAATACTACTACTTTATTAGAAGGCGCATCCACACATAGTATTACATTCAGGGCGATGATTGAATTAAAGCCTCTTTGGTCTGTGGCCCAGACAGTTAACTGGATCAGATCGACCATTCTACTTCCTGTCCGATATCATATAGTTTGAATGTTAAGTTGAAAAACACCAGATTTGAGCACGCTTCAGTATTGGGCACATTGGTTATTGATGATAAAGATATACCACTGATATATACAGCGGCACACGCGAAGAAAGTTAGAAAAAAAACAGCACTGCAGAAATTCAGTAGTTACCTGAACGTCCAGCAGGAGCCGCAATGGGACTGGTCTTTTACGGGGCTAACGATCCCATCCTCCCTCCAGTCTTTCTGCAGCAATGACAACATCACTTACTCCCCACATTAATGGAGTCGATTGGTACGTACACCAACTCTGCTTGCTTGATCAAGCGGCACAATACTTGCAAATTAAGCGTCAACGGCTACAACATGATATAGTCTATGCCATACAGTCTTAATTAGCACAACCATACTACTACTTATAAATGGAAAGAAATATTGTGCTGCGATCCTTACAAACAGGCGATCAGCAAGAAGGTTCATTGGCTGATTTGTACATATAAAAATAGTAAACTTTTAACTACATCATGTGCTGGGACCGTGGAAGGAACAGCTAACACGGCCTTCCTTGTCGGGGGGACATAAAAGTCCCGAGGACAATAATTAGCACACGTTGGCCCTGCCGAGCAAATACAGCGACCAGCAAATTCTGCAGCAATTCAGGCAAAGCAGAAAGCTCGACAGCTAGCTGGTTTGAAAGTTGAAACGCAAATTAGATAAGGTGGATTTTTTTCCTGAATTTCGAACAGAGTATGATATCTGAAACTTGTAGACCACGGGGCCCTGCTCGCTCTCAGCAACCGTTACTGACGTTGCAATACATACAGGGTACGCAGCTA encodes the following:
- the LOC100037648 gene encoding thiol protease aleurain, translated to MAHARILLLALAALATATVAVASSSSSSSFAVSNPIRPVTERAASTLESTVLAALGRTRHALRFARFAVRYGKSYESAAEVRRRFRIFSESLEEVRSTNRKGLSYRLGINRFSDMSWEEFQATRLGAAQTCSATLAGNHLMRDAAALPETKDWREDGIVSPVKDQSHCGSCWTFSTTGALEAAYTQATGKNISLSEQQLVDCAGGFNNFGCSGGLPSQAFEYIKYNGGIDTEESYPYKGVNGVCHYKAENAVVQVLDSVNITLNAEDELKNAVGLVRPVSVAFEVINGFRQYKSGVYSSDHCGTTPDDVNHAVLAVGYGVENGVPYWLIKNSWGADWGDNGYFKMEMGKNMCAVATCASYPIVAA